GTTCCAGTCGGTGATGAGCGGCCCCTCGTCGGTGGTGTCGGCCGTGGCGGTGGTGTCGGCCGTGGCGACCGCGGCGAGGAACGCGGCACCGTAGCTCGCGCCGATCGTGGTCGCCGGAACTTCCTGCACGAGACCGGTGACGTCGGAGACGACCTGGAGCCAGAGCTGCCCCTGGGTTCCGCCGCCGACCGCGACGATGCGGTGGATGTCGGCGCCCGCCGCACGCATGGTCTCGACGTTGTGCCGCACGCCCAGGGCCGTGGCCTCGAGCGCTGCCCGGTAGAGGTCACCGCGAGTGTGCTCGAGCGTGAGGCCGGCGATGACACCACGCGCGTCCGGATCCTGGATCGGCGTCCGCTCCCCGGCGAAGTACGGCAGCATCAACAGGCCGCGCGCGCCGGGACCTGATGCCTCAGCTTCGGCGAGCAGCTGCGGGTAGTCGGCATCCGTCAGGTCCTTGAGCCAGGCGGTCAGCGCGCCCGAGGTCGAGAGCCCGCCCGCGAGGTTGCGGGTGCCGGGGAACGCACCAGCCGTGGTCCACATCGACGGAGTGCGGAGTGTCTGCGCACCGGTGGCGACGAGAAACATCGTCGTGCCGTACATGAGCATGAGGTCGCCGACCTCGTGCGCACCGACGCTCACGGCCTCGGTCCAGGCGTCGATCGTGCCGGTGATCACGGGGGTTCCGATGGCGAGTCCGGTGAGCGCCGCAGCATCCGCGGTCACGACACCGGCGACGTCGCCGGCCCAGGCGAGCGCGGGCTGCTCGATCGACGCGGCGTACCGCTCCCAGAACGGGGGGTGCCACTGCTCGTTCTCGATGTCGTAGAGCGGCGAGACCTGGCTGGCCGACTGATGATCGAGCACGTAGGCGCCGGTGAGCTTACGGGCGAGCCACGACGCGGGCATGAACAGCCGACGCGCTCGGGCCCAGGCATCCGGCTCCTCGTCGGCGACCCAGGCGATCTTC
The sequence above is drawn from the Candidatus Microbacterium colombiense genome and encodes:
- a CDS encoding FGGY family carbohydrate kinase, with amino-acid sequence MRCTLGVDVGTSSTKGVLVTGDGAILATATRAHDVSRPRTGWVEMDAAIWWDEFVSITRELLSAHPDAEVAAVGVSGMGPCILLADEDDEPVRPAILYGVDTRAGAQIERMTAELGAAEITRVGGSTLTSQAGGPKIAWVADEEPDAWARARRLFMPASWLARKLTGAYVLDHQSASQVSPLYDIENEQWHPPFWERYAASIEQPALAWAGDVAGVVTADAAALTGLAIGTPVITGTIDAWTEAVSVGAHEVGDLMLMYGTTMFLVATGAQTLRTPSMWTTAGAFPGTRNLAGGLSTSGALTAWLKDLTDADYPQLLAEAEASGPGARGLLMLPYFAGERTPIQDPDARGVIAGLTLEHTRGDLYRAALEATALGVRHNVETMRAAGADIHRIVAVGGGTQGQLWLQVVSDVTGLVQEVPATTIGASYGAAFLAAVATADTTATADTTDEGPLITDWNPVAQTITPNPELRAQYDTLFDRYVRLYTATADVIHELAADQRGATRPTTSPTTSSTPASEES